In the genome of Ureibacillus sp. FSL W7-1570, the window TGGTGTAGACCAAGTCTTTTTATTATTTTAGGCACTTTAAGTGTTGAAAATAATATTGTAAAAAAATAAAAAACAACAAAGCCGAAAGACTTGTTGCTTTTTTAAGTTGATTAGTGGATATTTCTTTTCTTGAAATTTCCGCCCCGGACTTCTGCAATTTCGTCAAAGGTAACGAAAGCATCCGGATCTTTTTGTTTGACAATGTATCTTAATTTACTTTCTTCCATTCGGTTGATGACACAATAAATAATTTCGACCGGTTCATTCGTATATCCGCCAACACCATTGATATAAGTCACGCTACGGCCGAGACGGTTGATGATGGCTTGACCGATTTCCCTTGAATTTTTGCTGATAATGGTAACGGATTTCGCATCTTCCAGACCTGTTTCAATGATGCTGATGACTTTTGAAGCGATATAGTAGGCGATTGCCGAAGAAAGGGCTCCTTCAATGCCGAATACAAAGCCGACAAAAATGAAGATGAATACATTGATGACTAAGATGATTTCACCTGTTGAAAAGGGTACTTTTCTGCTGATTAATACGGCCAGCATATCCGTGCCATCCAAGGCGCCGCCGTTACGTAAAGCTAAGCCCATACCTATACCAAGCAAAATACCGCCTGAAATGGTAACTAATAGTGAATCGCCATTGATAATCGTTGGTATATGATGCATCAAGGAAGTGGCGATGGATAATGTGGCAATTCCAATGATGGAGTTGATCGCAAAGGTTTTTCCGACCATTTTATAACCTAGAAATATAAAAGGGATATTTAAAATCGCTAAGAAAAGACCCAATGGAAGAGGGGTGAGTGTGGACAGCATAATGGAAATACCGGTGATTCCACCGTCAGAAACGCTGTTTGGAATTAGCACAGCTTCCAATCCGTAAGCGGCGATAAATGCTCCGATGACAATAAAGATGATGCTTGTTATTCTGCTCAATAAAGCGGGTTCATGATTTTCATGCATTGCATTTGCGTTCATTTGATTCACTTCATTCATATGTATGGAATCCAATCCTTTCTCCACAGAGTGCTTTTTTATTTTAACAAAAAATAAAATCTCTTGCACTTGTGAACATTAACAAATTTTTGATGAATTTAGAAGATTGTGCAAAAAAAAGAAAAAGATTTCCAATGCTCAAATGAAGTGATCATAAACCAATATCCGTTCACACTTCATAGGCAGGAAATCTTGAAAGTTACTTCATTGGACAAAAGGTGCAAGCTTCAAGTCCCGGAATATCCTTCGAGAAGCAGCAGCTTTTTCTTACCGATTTGTTGATGAGATCCAACGGGCTTTTTCCGTTTGTGTATTGATAGAACCATGATTTGTTGGAGAAACGTTGCCATACTTTGGTGTCTTCCAGTATTTCTATGTCTTCAAAAGCCCGGTCTGCAAGCAACGGATTTTGAAGCAGTTCGTAATAATTCCACAACATATAGCCGAAAATGTTTTCCCAAAGAGTCAAAGGGGAAATGGTCGTCGTTTCGCGAAGCTGCATAATGATTTGATGGGCCTGATAAAGAATTTTGGAAATCACATATTCCCTTTCCTTTTCTTCCACATAACGATAGTCCGTCGGGGTAATGTAAGTGCCGAGCGTATCGATTCCGTATTCATGGACATGGAAGTAACGGACGTCTTCCAATTTGCCGTCCCAAATTTCATCATAGGCAGCAAGAAAATAAAATTGGGCCGCGACAAACATCCCGTAGCGCCGGCCGAAGTGGGAGATGGCAGCGGCTTCTGTTCCTGCTTGGGTAATTTCCATCATGAGCTTCAAAAAATCGGGCAGAAAGAATTCCTTATGTAAATTTTCCAAAGTGAATAAAGGAGTTCTTGGTTCCTCTGTTATGATGCCGTATGAATTCAAAAAAGCAAGCTGTTCATAGGTCAAGGATGGCATAGACATATCACCTCGAATCAATTATAACATGGGATTGGAATGGCTATTATTTTTGCGAAGTTTCCCATACCCTTTCTCTGCCAAACAAGAAATGAAGGACTGCCCGAAAAGACTTTTCTTTCCAGGCAGCCCATAAAATCATTTCTCTTCCGCTTCAAAGAGTTTGACGATTTCAACGATGACTTTTGCAGCGAGTTCCATCGTTTCGGCGGATACAAATTCAAATTTGCCGTGCATGTTTTCGCCACCGGCAAAAATATTCGGTGTCGGCAGACCCATGTAGGACAATTGGGAGCCGTCCGTTCCGCCCCGAACCGGCTCAATGATTGGCGAAATGTTTAGATTTTCCATGGCGCGTTTGGCGATGTCGACAATTTCTTTCACCGGTTCAATTTTTTCTCTCATGTTGTAATATTGGTCTTCCAACTCAACAGTGATGGCGTCCTCGCCAAATTCTTCCTTGATGCGTTGCTCCACTACGCGGAAGTATTCTTTTTTCGCCTCGAATTTCTCCCGGTCGTGGTCGCGGATGATGTAAGAAAGGGTTGCTTCTTCTATGGAACCGTTGAAACTCATAAGATGGATGAACCCTTCGTAGCCTTCCGTTTTTTCCGGAACGGCTTCTTGAGGCATAAAGTTATGGAACTTGATGGCCATCGTGATGGCATTGACCATTTTCCCTTTGGCAGAGCCGGGATGAACACTGATTCCGTGTGTTGTCACTTTTGCAGCGGCTGCGTTGAAGCTTTCGTACTGCAATTCGCCAAGTGGCCCGCCGTCCATCGTGTAGGCAAAGTCCGCCCCAAAAGCTGCTACGTCAAATTTATGTGGTCCTCGTCCGATTTCTTCGTCAGGGGTAAAAGCCACCCGGATTTTCCCATGCTTAATTTCAGGATGTTCCACCAAATATTCCATGGCGGTCATGATTTCCGCAATGCCCGCTTTATCATCAGCTCCAAGCAGCGTTGTGCCGTCGGTCGTGATCAATGTTTGTCCGACATAATTTTTCAGATTTGGGAATTGGTTTGGGGATAAAACGATTCCATCATTCAGTTGGATATCCCCGCCATCATAATTGTCGATCCGTTTCGGTTGGACATTCGCGCCTGAAAAATCAGGGGAAGTGTCGACATGGGCCAAAAATCCGATTGTTGGCACTTCTTTGTCTGTATTGGATGGCAATGTGGCGAATAAATACCCGTTTTCATCCAGAGAGATTTCTGTCAGCCCGATTTCGGCAAGTTCATCTTTTAAAATATTCAACAAGTCCCATTGCTTTTTGGTGGAAGGGGTTGAGGAACTTTCCGGATCCGATTGGGTGTCAATTTGGGCGTATCGAATCAATCGTTCAATCACTTTTTCTTTCATGACGTTGCCTCCTTCAACTTTTCTGCCCCCATTGTATCATTTTTCCTTTTTTCTGATGAGAAATATGCTGCGGGAATCGGCAAATAATTGAAACTATTTCTTCATCTCTTCCGTAGAAAAGTACAAGGAAGGTGAAAAGGATGACTCAACTGATCTTAACGACCCTAATTTTTTCAATCATTACAACGGTTCTCATTGTTCCGGTTACGAGGAAATTGCCGAAGGGCGATGTATTGCCGTTCAAACAATTGTTGCAGACTTTCGTTTTTGTTTTTATTACAAGCTGGATCCTGTATTTCCTAATTGTTTATTTGACGAAGATTGATGTGCAGTGGACGGTTGCCCTATACGCAATGCCGGTGATTTTGCTGTTCGGCGTTCTTGCATCCGGTGGAGCGGAACGGGCGCTAAAAGGGCTCCTGTTTTTTGCCAGCTTAATTGGACTCATTTATTTGTTGATTGTTCCGATTTTTAATGCGGATGAAAAGTACGAATCTGCAAAAATGGAACAAGAAGTGGAAATTGAACCCTTTGATGAAACAAAAACCCCGGCCAGCGTCCCTCCTCAATTTGCGGAAAACAAAATGAAGAAAGCCTTTGGGCAAGTGCCGAATACGAGTTATTATGAGCTTGGCAACTTGCAGATCCAGAAGGTGAATGGGGAGTTCGTTTATATTGCCCCTGTTGAGTTTTCCGGGTTTTTCAAATGGCTGAATGGAGATACGACGCCCGGCTATTTCAAAATGAGCGCAACGGATTCCAATGATAATCCTGTATTTGTTGCCAAGGAAATGGTCTATGTGCCGTCTGCATTCTTTAATAAAAATTTGGAACGCCATATCCGTCTGCAGTATCCAACGCTCATTTTCTACGGCGATCCGCAACTTGAGGTGGATGATGACGGAACCCCTTATTACATCCGTTCTTACGGTGAATTTATTTCAGCCCGGAATGGGTTTGATGTGAAAGGGATTGTCATGGTGGATGCATATTCTGGTGAAACAAAGAAAATTCCTTTGGAAGAAGTGCCGGAATTCATTGACGGGGCGGTTTCTCCGGAAGCGGTGAGCCTTCAGAACAGCTATTTTGGAAAATATGTTCATGGCTTCTGGAACAGCATCTTTGGCAAAAAAGACGTGAAATTGCCTTCCGATGAAGGGACGGAAGCGAATGTGAGCCCGGTCTTTAATCAGGATGGGGAAATGTATTACTTTACGGATTTTACAAGCCCGAAAGAAGGCGTAGATTCCATGCTCGGCTATTCCTTGACCCATGCGCGGACAGGGAAAGCGGTGTATTATACGGGGAATATGGAAGAATCTTATATGGATTCCCAAGGGGCTTTGGACATCATTGAGAAGAAATTTATCGAAAAAGAATGGCATGGGGCTATGCCAATCCTTTACAATTTCTACGGAGAAGCGAGCTGGCTTGCACCGGTTCTTGACACCAACGGCTTCTTGCAAAATTACTTTATTGTATCCGCGGTGAATCCGGAAATATCCGTATACGGTTCAACACCTAATGAAGCATTGAGACAGTATAAAACGGCTTTAACACGGGGGGCAAGTTCGGTGGATGGTTCAAGTAATGCAGAAGAAAAAACGATTACCGGAACGGTCCTTCGCGTTTACAAAGAACAGGTAGGGGATTATACGCTTGTTTCCTTCTTGCTGAATAATGGGCAAAATTTTGTGGTAAGTTCCCAAAACGAACCGCTGTCCATCTACTTGCGGGAAGGGGATCAAGTGGTCATCCGTTATTTTGAGACCGGTGAAACGTTCCTGCCGGTAAAAGCGTTGCAAATTGAAGGAGTCGTTAATATCGGCCAATCATAATGAAGATGAAAAAACCCGAAGCATCATTTGGCTTCGGGTTTTTCATGTTCAGAAGCGGATGGTTCGGAGCGATTTTTTATATAATCAAGCATCTCCTGTTTTCTTGATTGTATTTGTTCCGCTTTATAGGGATTGACTGTAAAAAAGCGCTCCTTCTGCTCTTCAAGCAGCTTGCGTTCCGTAGCAAAGCGATTCTCCGGTTCATGTTCAAAAATGTAATCCAAATGGAAAATCTGAAGGAGGGCCACTTCAGGGTTTTCCAAATTATAGACAAATTTAATATTCCAGACGTTTGTGTAGGAAATATATTGATTGACGTATTCCGTTGCATACCGGTATTTTTGTTTATCAATTCGTGGTTGGATGCTGCGGTGGATATTCCCTAAACACATGTTGATGTCCGCCAATGTTTTATAGTAACTTTTTACATATTTCAGATGTTGACGTTCAAGGGATAAAGCAACTTGTTTATGTTGTTTCATCTTCCTCTTCCCTTCGTGGTCATCATTATCCAATTGAGGAAATCTCTTCATTAATTTTAATCTATTTGAAATGTCAAAAAAAAGAAGTATACGACAAAATAGGAATTTTCCATCAGGGTAATTGTTGAATCTATGAGAAAAGATTCGATTTTTGTTATCCGATATTAAGATAATAGTCCTTTTCCCCGTACTGTTTCCAATCTATGTTGGAGTGGACGAAACGCCATTGCATTCATCCAAAATAAAAATCCCTATTAGGAGATAATTTTTTCAATGATCAGCCTAATAGGGATTTCATTTATTCAGGTAATATGATTATTTCCAAGTGAATCCTTTGGAAGCTAAAAATTCCTTAATATGAGGACGGCGTTGATCGATTAGGAAATCAGCCATTTGTTTCGTCCAATTGGACACTTTTTGATTGGAGCTTCTGGATGCATAATATCTTTCCATAATGGCATCATATTCATCCAGAATTTCGTCGTACTTATCCACGTCGTATCCATTTTCGTGCAATACGGCTTCAACAGGAAGTCTCGGTTTTGTTTCATTTTTCTTTGTCGGTTTTCCAACGGTCATCGCGAAGAGCGGGAATACATGTTCAGGCAAGTTGAATAATTCGCTGATCGCTTCAGGATTGTTTCTGGCACCTCCGATATAGCAGATACCATAGCCTTCCGATTCTGCGGCAATGACAAAATTTTGCGCAAAAATCGCCACATCAACGACACCTACTAAGACATTTTCCGCTGTATCCACCGTAATATCGACACCGTGCTTTCTTCCTGCCACTTCCAATCGTTTGAAATCGACACAGAATAACAAAGCGGCTCCGGCCGTTTGGAATTGGAATTCATTGTTGGAAAGTTCCCCAAGCTTTTGTTTCTTTTCCTCATCCGTCACCAAAATGACGCTATAAGCTTGTACAAAGTGGGAAGAAGCGGCCATCTGGGCTGTCTGAATCAAGTCGATGATTTTTTCTTTCGGTATTTCTTCTCCTGTATATTTACGAACAGAAGTATGACTGCGCAATAATTCTTTTACACTCAATCTTTACACCCCTTTTATGTACTAATTGGTTGGAATATCGCTTCATCAAGCGATGTTTCTCTTCTTAAAGGTATCATATTATACTTTTTTGCCAATGGCAAAAATTTGAATTATTCAAACCACCGTCCCCAAAATACAAAGCTGAACATTGCAAGGGAGGAAGGCGGTGGCAGGAGGGGATCACCGTGAGAGGATTGTGCCGCTTGTGGGCATATTAAGAGGGTCGGGCACAGCGCCCAAAAAGCAAAAAGGAATCCATTGATTTGCAGGGATAAAGTTGTTTCAAGGGCAAAGGATTGATGATTATAAAATAGCGGTATGTATTGTTGAAAAACGAATACCCTAAATTGAAACAGTTCTCCCGCAAAGCGAGGTCGTATAAATGAAAAAATTGCTTTTCATTGTACTGCTCTTGCTATGTTTGATAGCCGTCCCTTACAAGGGGATCGGAGCTGAAGAGATAGTCCAAGCGGATTTGGTGATTGAATATGTCCGCGTATTTACGATGGATAAAGCCAATGAAGAGGCGGAAGCGGTTGCAGTGAAAAACGGAAAATTTGTTTATGTAGGAGACCGGGAAGGGGTGCAAGCCTATAAGGGCCCTCAAACAAGAGTGATGTATATGGACAACCGATTGATGTTGCCGGGGTTTATTGACGGCCACAATGCCGCTTATTTAAAAGCGGAGAAGATGTTTTGGTTGGATTTGAGTTCCTTTTCCACCTTCGAAGAATATGAAAAAGCCATATTTTCGTACCGTGCACAGCATCCACAATTAAAACAGCTGTGCGCAGTTGGATGGAATCAAAAAGTGACGGAAGAAGCATGGGGGAAAAGCGGAAAAACGCCAAGAGACCTTATTGACCAACTTGTGCATGATATCCCATTTGTCGCATTTTCCGCTCACCGAGACGAGCTATGGGTCAATTCCAAAACATTGGAAATATCCGGGTTAGATCATATTGAGCATGGCCTAACGGAAACTGGAGAAGCGTCCGGAATCATTCCGGGACAATTCACTGATATGGTCGTACAAGCGCTGCCGCAGCCGGACTTTTCCGTGGAACAATATAAAAAGGCGCTGATTAAATATCAAGAAGATGCAGCCAGATACGGTATTACGGCCGCATTTGTTCCCCTGGGAAACCATTCGGAAAATGTGCTGAAAGCCTTTGATGAACTGGATCGGAAAAATCTATTGACCATGACCTATGAGTTGGGAATCTACGTGGATCCCCTCAAGGATTTGGATCAGATCGAACTTTTTAAAGAGTGGAGGGAGATTTACCAAGGGAAAAATTACAGCGTCCAAACGGCAAAAATGAATTATACAGAAAATGCGGTTTGGGAGAAGGAGAAATTTCTTGATATGTTGGATTTGCTGGATCGGGAAGGTTTTCGGATTCATGTGGAAGCAGAAAAAGAGTTGCACATGATTTTTGAAGGATTTGAATATGCGCGGGTACGAAATGGAAAAAAGAATTTTAAACATGTCATTTCCCATATGCCGATCGTAACGAATGATGATTTGACAAACTTCCGGAAGTTTCGGATTATTCCATCCGTCCAGCCGGCCATCTTTCATCAATCCATAGATGCCGGCAAGGAAGACGAACTTAAAAACTGGCATCGAATGAAAAGCTACTTTGAAAAGGGATTGCCGGTCTCATCTTTCAGCAACTTTCCTGATGGTGAGTTGAACCCGCTTTATGGAATTGAGACAGGAATGACAAGACTTCACTGGAATGATGAAAAAAGTCAAAAGCCTTTGTGGCCGAAAGAAAGCGCCACATTGAAGCAGATGCTCCGAAGCTACACCATTTATGCGGCGAGGCAAATAGGCAGGGAAGCACAATTGGGAAAAATCCGGGTAGGCATGCAGGCGGACTTTATTATATTGGATAAAAATATTTTCAGGGTTCCGCCAGGTGAAATCAGCGAAGCAAAAGTCATACTTACTTATTTTAAAGGAAAAGAAACATACCGGGATGAATCGGAAATCGGCGGACAATAAAAAAGTATCTTCCGTAGCCAAGTGTGTTCAACGAATAACCCCTTTACGGAAGATACTATTTTTATACGGATGGGCCTTTCTTCTTTTTTAAGGCGGAACGAATCGTCGGTTCTGTGCCGCGCTTCATCCGTTTTATGTTTTCTAAATGCAAAATGATTGCGACCAAAAGAAGGAACAGAACAATGATAAAAGGCCAGAGGGATGGCTCATAAAGCAAAGCGCTGATTGCAAATGCAAAATAAAAGAAAAACACGCCCAGAATCAAATAATTGGTCAATAAAGAGACAACGATAAGACCGACTACGGCAAGAAGACCCATTTTCCAATTGATCGCAACGAAAATGCCGATCAGGGAAGCGGTTCCTTTTCCTCCCCGAAAATTCATATGGATAGGAAAATTATGGCCAAAAATGACCGCCGCGCCTATCAAATAAAGGAATATGGAAATTTGCTCCGCATCCAATGAAGTGAAGTGATTTAAGAAATATTTTGCCAAGATTATGGCAAGGACGCCTTTTCCGATATCAATGAGGCCTACGAGTATGCCGTATTTCCAGCCAAGGGTCAAGGTGGCATTGGAAGCCCCCGCATTTCCATGGCCCGCTTCTTTCAGATTCACCCCGGAAAGGTATTGGGCCACATTTGATCCATGGATGCAACCGATAAAATATCCCGCAATAAGTGAAATAATCAGCTCTATCAACATAATATTTGCTCCTTTTATAGAAAAAAACGCTTTAATCTATTATACTCAATAAAATAAAAAAAGATTTAAAAATTTCAAAAAAATAGTTGACAGAGTGGGTTACTATGTTTTATAGTTAATCCAACGATGGAAAATTAATCATTACTCTTATCAAGAGTGGCGGAGGGAATAGGCCCAAAGATGCCCGGCAACCGGCAAGAATTTGCAAAGGTGCTAAATCCTACAGACGTTTGTCTGAAAGATAAGAGGAGGAAATGTACGTGTACAGAGCCCTCTTCTTATATGAAGAGGGTTTTTGTTTTATCTTCCATGCCTTCTCGAAACCTTCCATCTCAAATTTATGTTTAGGAGGAAATATCATGTCCGAATTCAAACCAGAAACGTTATTACTTCACGGTGGTCAACAACCTGATCCAGTTACAGGTGCAATCGCGGTTCCAATTTATCGCACAACGGCTTATGCCTTCAAAAACACGGAACATGCCCGTAAACTCTTTGCTCTTGAAGAAGCAGGAAATATTTATTCCCGCATCATGAACCCTACAGTTGATGTGTTTGAAAAGCGTGTTGCCTTGCTAGAAGGTGGCTCTGCAGCTGTTGCTCTATCTTCCGGTCAGGCGGCAGTTGCCTTCTCCATTTTAAATATCGCCAATGCGGGAGATGAAATTGTCTCTGCTGGATCATTGTATGGCGGAACATATAACTTATTTGCTAACACATTACCTCGTTGGGGCATTACAACAACATTTGTAGATGAAAGAGATCCGGAAAACTTCCGCAAAGCAATTACGGACAAAACAAAAGCAATCTATGCCGAAGTGGTGGGCAATCCAAGCCTAAACATTTTAGATATTGAAGCAGTGGCAAACATCGCCCATGAACATGGCCTTCCATTAATCATCGACAATACATTCCCATCACCATATGGATGCAATCCAATTGATTTTGGAGCAGATGTTGTTATCCATTCAGCAACAAAATGGATTGGCGGTCATGGTACAACAATCGGAGGAATTGTTGTTGATGCAGGAAAATTCGACTGGACACAAGGCCGATTCCCTGGATTCACAGAGCCTGACCACACTTATCACGGCATCCGTTACGGCATCGATACAGCAGGCGCAGCTTTTGCAACAAAATTGCGCGTTCAATTATTGCGCGACTTAGGCCCAACTTTAGGTCCGGATGCGGCTTTCAGTTTCCTTCAAGGATTGGAAACTCTTCACCTCCGCTATCCAAGACATAGTGAAAATGCGGAAAAAGTAGTGGCGTTTTTGAAAAACCACCCATACGTGGAATACGTGAATTATCCAGGAGATGAATCATTCGAATCTCACCATTTAGCGAAAAAATACTTGAAAAACGGTTATGGTTCTATGGTGACATTCGGCATTAAAGGTGGCCGTGAAGCAGGCAGTGTCGTTATTGACAACGTGAAATTGTTCTCTCATGTTGCAAACGTTGGAGATGCAAGATCATTGATTATTCATCCGGCTTCAACAACTCACCAACAATTATCTCCTGAAGAATTGAAAATTGCCGGTGTTGGAGAAGAGCTCATCCGCCTATCCATCGGCTTGGAAAACGCAGATGATATTATTGCGGATTTAGATCAGGCTTTAGCCAAAGCAGCAGCTGAATTTGGTGTAAAGAACGCTTAAGTTGATCATTTATAAAAGCCCCTCTATTTGCATATAAAAGAAAGAACGGTCATTTGATACCGGAAAATCCCAATTCGGCTCTCATTTGAGCTGAAGAACCCAGTGTCAGCGGATCAAAGCATGTAAATCCGGCACTGGCTATATGGATTCAAAGCTGCTCATTCGCAGCAGTTGCAAAATCCAAAAACAAATGCTGCCCATCCGTAGCAAAATAAAACGCTGCCCATTTGCAGCGGGTAAAAATCCAAAGCTCGTTACTAAAAAATGCTTACTCAGCGGTTTGAAGCAATAAATATGGTCGATTCCTATAAAAGCTGCCCATTCGCAGCCATGAAGACGCCCCTTTACAGAAAAAGTTCGCCAAACATCAAGTTGTTACTTTTGATGTGAATTGTATTCCCATTCGAATGCAATTCACATCCTAATTAAAATTGCTGACCCGTCATTTAGCAGGTATAGTTGTTCGTTATAACCCCTATCCCCTTTTGTTGAAATAAAACCTAGTAAATTAATTAGGATACTTGAAATTTTAAATTGGATCGTATATATTAGTTATAAGAGAATGATTAGATTCCATCGTATCTGATCCCCCCTAAAATAAAAACGGAAAGCCTTTAATGGCTTTCCCCCTTAACTTATAAAGGAGCTGGTCCGATGAGTAAGGTTTATAGCGCCCAAAATTTTGCGGCTTATATCATATATGAATTAAATGAAACGAATACCTTTGTGAATGCAAAAGCGTTGCAGCATTTGCTTGAAATCGTCGATAGACGCTGGGAAAGTGTTTTTGGGTACAGACCATATAAAGAACAGACATATTCCTTGCTAACCCATGATTATGTCGTCAAAGAAGTATATGATGAATACAAAGAATTTGGTGAGCAACATATTTCAGAGCCGGCAAAAGAATGGTATTTAAAATATGGAGATTTCCAATTGATTCGAAGACCTTACGGAGTTCCAGACTTTACAGCGGAAGAAGAAGAGCTGATGAGAAAAATTTTGGTCCAATACCGAAATGTTTTGTTGGCAAATGCATCGTGAACAGGTGAATGACAGGTCAGTACAATGTTTGTACTGGCTTTTTTTATTTTAAAAGTGAGCAAGTTTGCTATATTATAATAGTTGTATGCCCTTTCGTAGAAAACAAATGTCCATCTTGAGTAGAATTCCCTTGAGTTCCTTTCAAATATACGTTAAAATTTCTGTATGTTTCAAAAAATATTGAATTTTATTATTTTTTATATCTGCAAATAAAGAGTGTTTGTATAGTATAGAATTTCAGCACTCGTTGTTCAACAATGAAATTTCAATTCGAAAGAAAAGATGGAGGCGAAAAGGAAAATGGCAACAATCAAGGCGGCCATCTTAGGATTTGGCACAGTTGGCCAAGGCATTTATCATATATTGAACGAAAAACGGGAAGATTTGCGCAAAAAACTGGGTGTCGAGTTAGAGGTTGCAAAAATATTGGTTCGGGACACAACAAAAGAGAGAGTTCCAGGAACACGGCATTTGTTGACAGATAACATTGATGACTGCTTAAACGTTAAAGGTTTGCAAGTGGTATTCGAAGCGATTGTAGGCGAGGAGCCTGCATACACATATTTAAAGAAAGCGGTAATGAAAAAGTGCCACGTCATTACGGCAAATAAGGTGATGTTTGCAAAATACGGGCTTGAACTGCAAGAACTTGCAAAGCAAAACGGTGTATTTGTAGGCTATGAAGCGACGGTTGCAGGCGGGGTGCCTGTCATCAAGACAATGAAAAACATTTTGCTCGTCAACGATGTGACAAGAATTCAGGGAATTTTAAACGGCACTTCCAATTACATTTTGACAAAAATGCGCGCTGAAGGCTGGTCTTTTGATAAAGCGTTGAAAGAAGCGCAAGCCCTTGGATATGCAGAAGCGGATCCGTATATGGATATTTCCGGCCAAGATGCATTTAAAAAGCTTATGGTTTTATCGGCATTGGCCTTTGGTGAGCAGCCAAACTGGGCAGATGTAAAAGTTGTTGGAATCGACGGCATTACGCCGGAACAAGTGAAAGAAGCAAAAGAAAAAGGTCTCAGGTATCGTCACGTGGCAGAGGTGGAAAAGTTGCCTGATGGCACAATTTTTGCTCAAGTGGGGCCAATGCTTGTAAGCAAGGAGCATCCTCTATATCCGATTGATGATGTGTTCAATGCGGTAACAATGGAAACAAACTA includes:
- a CDS encoding homoserine dehydrogenase, whose amino-acid sequence is MATIKAAILGFGTVGQGIYHILNEKREDLRKKLGVELEVAKILVRDTTKERVPGTRHLLTDNIDDCLNVKGLQVVFEAIVGEEPAYTYLKKAVMKKCHVITANKVMFAKYGLELQELAKQNGVFVGYEATVAGGVPVIKTMKNILLVNDVTRIQGILNGTSNYILTKMRAEGWSFDKALKEAQALGYAEADPYMDISGQDAFKKLMVLSALAFGEQPNWADVKVVGIDGITPEQVKEAKEKGLRYRHVAEVEKLPDGTIFAQVGPMLVSKEHPLYPIDDVFNAVTMETNYIGTLTLIGPGAGMYPTASVMVEDYAEIIGKRAGFVVTI